Proteins encoded in a region of the Penaeus vannamei isolate JL-2024 chromosome 30, ASM4276789v1, whole genome shotgun sequence genome:
- the LOC113819495 gene encoding carbohydrate sulfotransferase 1, which produces MGVAMGRRRWAVVSLGMMVGGYLALAALTQLANLPEGKAAAGGSEEYTLPSLEEVIQSVHDLDVQRVLRMYSAQHEEVPPGTPHVRVIVTSTWRSGSTFLAEILASHPGVYYHYEPLMPYGLQQLHPGPMQDEVQGLLQTILKCDYHNLDEYLKFAYVNHDMFMRNTRLWSMCSAMPRTKCYNPDTLARLCSLFPVHVMKVVRARLELLAPLLRDPTVKLVWLVRDPRAVMSSRASSVTWCDTLACKDPGYLCSDLLLDYRTYRLLQEERPDQVLLVRYEDLARDPYGKSREVLEFAGLTFHKRVREYLDDHLTSDEDEPWSTRHDPKTRVGRWMKLMKFDDVVKTQYHCKAIMKNLGYRLFASPNDMDAGNAVGHLNLP; this is translated from the exons ATGGGCGTCGCGATGGGTCGAAGGCGGTGGGCGGTGGTGTCCTTAGGGATGATGGTGGGCGGATATCTCGCCCTCGCTGCTCTCACACAGCTGGCGAACTTGCCTGAGGGAAAAG CCGCAGCTGGAGGCAGCGAGGAATACACGCTGCCGTCGTTAGAAGAAGTGATCCAGTCTGTTCATGACCTCGATGTACAACGCGTCCTCAGGATGTACAGCGCACAGCACGAAGAG gtGCCCCCGGGAACACCCCACGTGCGGGTCATCGTGACCTCCACCTGGCGCAGCGGCTCTACCTTCCTCGCCGAGATCCTGGCCTCGCACCCCGGGGTCTACTACCACTACGAGCCCCTGATGCCTTACGGTCTCCAGCAGCTCCACCCCGGGCCCATGCAG GACGAGGTCCAGGGCTTGCTGCAGACCATCCTCAAGTGCGACTACCACAACCTGGACGAGTACCTCAAGTTCGCGTACGTGAACCACGACATGTTCATGCGTAACACCCGCCTGTGGTCCATGTGCAGCGCCATGCCCAGGACCAAGTGCTACAACCCGGACACCCTGGCGCGCCTGTGCTCGCTCTTCCCCGTGCACGTGATGAAGGTGGTGAGAGCGAGGCTGGAGCTCCTGGCGCCGCTGCTGCGGGACCCCACCGTCAAGCTGGTGTGGCTGGTGCGTGACCCGCGGGCCGTGATGAGCTCCCGCGCCAGCAGCGTCACCTGGTGCGACACCCTCGCCTGCAAGGACCCGGGCTACCTGTGTTCGGACCTCTTGCTGGACTACAGAACCTACCGCTTGCTGCAGGAGGAGCGGCCCGACCAGGTGCTGCTGGTGCGCTACGAGGACCTGGCGCGAGACCCCTACGGCAAGAGCCGGGAGGTCCTCGAGTTCGCCGGCCTGACCTTCCACAAGAGGGTGCGGGAGTACCTGGACGACCACCTCACCTCCGACGAGGACGAGCCCTGGAGCACCCGCCACGACCCCAAGACCCGCGTCGGCAGATGGATGAAGCTCATGAAGTTCGACGACGTCGTGAAGACGCAGTACCACTGCAAGGCCATCATGAAGAACCTCGGGTACCGGCTGTTCGCCTCGCCCAACGACATGGACGCCGGCAACGCTGTGGGCCATCTCAACCTCCCTTGA